gtaccataagtacgcgcacaaagagtcgagactgtgttgcccgccgtgcgagtcacgtgctaacgcgtcatcgtaagaatgcgctagggttgtaggcatctacctatgatgattattgtaataaaacgaatgtggcgggtcaaccatattttttattagtcaatgaaatatgttttagtcttatataatgatttatatttttttcccttgtcggAATCCTctgttattacattttatagttgtaaatatcctaaatcgcgtaaataattttaataaatactcaggagcaaagcaacggaaaatcaacggtttttaaaagttgtaatacggtgctaccaggccgattaattattacgtcgtcaaaattatttaaaaatactttttctaacccttcaatataattattaaacgtttcaggtgggaccttcagcccgccataaaaagatgaatctttattataggctttttcctttgtttttttacttttacacccatttactgtacaataattacgtggtttcggcatttcgaagcgtaagcgcgggaaacgtgcggtgcgagcgttcaggcgggcgttcggcggccctctgtcggttgtatcgtcgacgatacgccgagcggtaggcatatagcgcgtggccttgagcgtgtgacggaggcctggttATAGGGAGTGAAACATTTTATGGAGTGATGTTAATGTTACAtggagtttacactgtattaTCTTGTACAATATATTTTAGCTGGTCTTATAAAGCAGTTTGTTGTACATTTTGatatacttaaaaaataaagctATATTGTATATGCTTTGATAAAGTTTACTTTGTGAGTGTGCACTGATGTAATATTTGTAACCCGTCAGTAAAACATCAAATGTTGTCTTTAGATATGACAAGGCTGTAGACCCTAATGAGGATTCCCAAGAGGTCACAAAGAATGTGGACCAGTATGGTTTTGCTGCCCTTGTAGATGATGTGTTTGCTGGACACGAAGATGGTAAATACTACCTTATTTCAATGAGGCCAAAGTCTAGTAAATTAAGAAGACTTACAGCCCCCTTACAATGTTGtacatgtaattatttttacattttagttACTTAGTTGTGTATGAAAACTGACACCCTActgttatttataatttcaaaaCGTAAAATTGGACTTGACTGACAGTAGTTATAGTCAAAAGCAGATTTAAAGCATAAATAAAGCATTTTGAGAAAAAGTTTAGAAATCTTAAAACTAGATGGCACCATTAAATGAAGAATAtgcaaataattttattgtactaTTGTGCTACAGCGGCCAGGAAAGTCGGATTTTACGTTTAGTAATCATAAAAGCAGATTGTGACAGATTTGTATaatgttaaaatattaaaaaggcaAGTGAGGTGTTACATGAACATTTACTATTCTGATAAGGCTCAGTTACAATGAATCTAAACAATTCTTATTAGTTATTAGATACTCTTTTTATTAACTGACATATAAATCTTTTGTTTTCAGATCAAGTACCCCATTTAAAAGAATTTAAACAATACTGCAGAAATAGTCTTCAACATAGTAGCCCTGACATGCGACCTGGACTCTCGGAGGTCCTTCAGCACAGCTTTTTTAATCACGAATTTATATCTATTTATAAATTCCTTAATTTCCTACCCCTGAAAAGTGAAGAAGAAAGAAGCGAATTCTTTTCGACCATTTTAGAGACACTTAAATGCTATCACGAAGAAACTGTTGCAAAACAATTGGGTGGTCTGTTACTTTCTAGGTTAACTATGTTAGACCAAACAGCAAGAAAGGATGTAATACCATTCATCTTAAAACCAAAGCATGGTAATAATAACAGATATACTTACTTTACTAGTGTTATTACCTACCAAAAAactaaaacattaaaatatctCGTTTTTTTTCCAGAGCGGTCACAAAATTGTGAATACCCCGGATTTTTCAGTATTAGCGTGTTTAAGGAACATGTTAAACCAAGACTTATGCAGTTATTTGGAGTTCGAGACAGCCAAATACGAACGTTGCTGCTAACACATTTTTCCAAATATGTTCATGTATTTTCACACGAAGAACTCTCCCAACACATACTTCCAGAGGTAAATGACATGGATTGTTTtagtaaaaattatatatctttcaaaatatatatatattcaaaAAATGTTTATCATTGTTACAGTTACTGCTCGGAATCAAAGACACAGATGACAACTTGGTAGCTTCTACTCTTATATGCTTGAGTGAACTAGTACCTATATTAGGAGCTAGCACAGTTATAGGCGGCAAGAGGTCCAAATACTTTACAGACGGGCGCCCCAACTCAAAGAGCAGCCCTCATGCGCCGCCGCGGGGCCGGACCCCTGATAACACTTTTACACAAAGGAAGTCTCTCAAAGACTTATCATGTTCCGAAGAAATATTCAAACATAATCACGAGAAGGCTGAGGTTTATGACACTGAGAACATCTCACATTTGATTGAAAGGCCTTCACCGGTGGGTGGCGAGTCAGTAGAAATAGAAACTGTTAGAATAAATTCTAATGTAGCAGATGCAAGTGAAGACGATTGGAGTGACTGGGACAACACTAACAACGCAAAAAACGCTGTATTTAATCATCCAGATATCAAGGAGTTTGAGGATATCCCTCTAGCCGTCAGTAGCGAAGTCACAATAAAAAAACCATTGGTTAAATCTTTACTTCTACAAAAAGCTGCAATAGAAGCAAAGAAAAACATAATTGATATTTCAGAGTTGGACATAAAGAATCAGAAATTTGAAAATATAAAGAAAACTGCGGATGAGTTTGATTTCTTTGCGGACATGACCCCGGTCATAGAAAAAGCAACAATAAGTGCAGTCGCGGCCGACAGTCTCTTGTCGTCCAGCAGTAAACTGGACTTCGTCCCGGACGACGGCGCCGATGGGAGCGAAGGCTGGGGCGAGAACTGGAATGACTAGATCGCTGGTTACGATTCAAACACAAACATTCGGTAGAGTATTTATTGAATATGAGACAAATTGGTACAAGCTATATCAATCATAATGAACTGTTCATTTGTTTCCTAGATGAAatgtacataatatgtattatagaatATTAAGGTGGAAACACAAGAGTTACTATGGATAGACATATGATTGGAAttcattacataatttattattgtttcttttatatatttttttatttataaacaattCGTGATAGTAGAAAGTGGCATGTAATTTATTATCAGTGGTTGTGGGACACTTCctcataaaatttaaataaggaaTCATTTTTAACGTTAAGTCTTACACTATTGCATTTACAAGTTTAATCAAGAGTGTATCGTTACGGCAAAAATAATTTCTAAATCTATACAAGTTTTATATACACGTATATAAGACTCAAATCCTGCTTCACCTAATCTAGTGTTACTCGGGAGAAAATTATGAATTGTCCCATAGGTACAATAAAAATTTAGTGAACTTAAGTACAGTCAAGGAGTTTAATTGTTGATCCATTTAGGGTTCACTTTAGGGTTCACATTGGACATTTCATACTAACGGTATTGACAACCAAATTAGCTTGAACCCTAAATGGATCAAGAATTAAAGTGTGACCTTATGATTATGACTACTAAATATTGTGGAAAAACGAGTAACAAATGTATTGTCGTAGCACTCAATGTTAAGATGTGAAACTGAAACACATTATTCTTAGTAATGTCATTGACAAACTTGAATGCACagtatacctatataaaatgtaGCATGTACACTATAAGTACCGTACAGTGTATATAATATCTACACCGTATCTCATAACTCACAATTTATGTTGATTTTCTAGTCTcatatacgagtatattaaACGATTGGGCTTACATTTCGTGCAGTAAGTACTGGTAAAAAAATAAGTGTAATATTGGCTCGTATACTCGGTGAAATGTATACTACGAGTATCCCACTTATTTTTGGGGCATCTTCGGATATGGTTTTATTTCTGAAATTGCAAATATCTAAAGAGCGACACTTACAAAAACGCCTTAAAGCGTGTCGTACAAGGTGCTTCTAGTTTAGTGATAGTTCCGAAGTTACCCTAATGCACcttaatttgaaaattgtagtTAACTATATGTCACTAAAACACGTGgattaattttctaaaaatcaGACATTCCTTGCTGACGCTGACCGTGCTAAAAAGCCGTACgataagtgtcaaaagtgaaaaaTAGCCCAAGAGTCATTGTAGTGTCATATTATTTGTAATATACACTTTATAAATTATCGCTACTTATAGTATTGGTATTTTATttgttacattatttatttttaccttaACCAATCATCCACTTTACGAAAGTACATACTTGACATATCTTGCCGTCAAGTTCGTTTAGAActtcaaaatgttattttattaataagtaGCCACCTGAAATTacatgttacacaacgaaagcTTCAACAATatttgacacgatcttatttgtagagtcataaATATAagagtgtcacatatttttgcggccttcgaagagtaacatattattgcaggagaCTGTACCACCGTCCACACTCTCGGTACTAATCATTATTTTGACGTATGtccaaaaataattaaaatgagTATCTACTTATGCTATTGGTTAGGCACCTTATGCATTGGCAATGTGCCCTGTTGCTTTGC
Above is a window of Cydia splendana chromosome Z, ilCydSple1.2, whole genome shotgun sequence DNA encoding:
- the LOC134804990 gene encoding protein-associating with the carboxyl-terminal domain of ezrin → MMGNEGSQLSGLEIEEKAAEITDFWAHYRATINDSCSYFSLKSDGSVSVFKGEVVSGPLWTVSTPLEKFSNNLLKYRHPCILRYVSAWQQRSTIYLATEYVQPLTQVLGSLTPLQICIGLNNILRALVFLHQQAGMSHNNVSMQAIYVTGDGQWKLGGLQYLCSFQELTSAYLKHARIHRYDKAVDPNEDSQEVTKNVDQYGFAALVDDVFAGHEDDQVPHLKEFKQYCRNSLQHSSPDMRPGLSEVLQHSFFNHEFISIYKFLNFLPLKSEEERSEFFSTILETLKCYHEETVAKQLGGLLLSRLTMLDQTARKDVIPFILKPKHERSQNCEYPGFFSISVFKEHVKPRLMQLFGVRDSQIRTLLLTHFSKYVHVFSHEELSQHILPELLLGIKDTDDNLVASTLICLSELVPILGASTVIGGKRSKYFTDGRPNSKSSPHAPPRGRTPDNTFTQRKSLKDLSCSEEIFKHNHEKAEVYDTENISHLIERPSPVGGESVEIETVRINSNVADASEDDWSDWDNTNNAKNAVFNHPDIKEFEDIPLAVSSEVTIKKPLVKSLLLQKAAIEAKKNIIDISELDIKNQKFENIKKTADEFDFFADMTPVIEKATISAVAADSLLSSSSKLDFVPDDGADGSEGWGENWND